In the Lolium rigidum isolate FL_2022 unplaced genomic scaffold, APGP_CSIRO_Lrig_0.1 contig_42592_1, whole genome shotgun sequence genome, cagagtagcatagtgaagtgcttatatttatattcctttatgatatcattgttgagagtgaccattagtaaaagtatgatccctaggccttgtttccaaacatcgaataacatggtataagcatgtgcctctatgatcatttagtttttaacttgtaatatcactttatgctttgattgataatgttttgtcgctatgcatgattatggccattattgctttcttagttggtcgctcccaggctTTTGCTATCCTtcgcctgtgctgagtatgaactctactcgtgtatccaaccaccaataaccaaagtttgccaattgtgtccaccatatctacctagtagcattattgctattccaagtaattcatcatgtttttatttatctttcaaattaaattttggcatgagaaaattagtcagtaaagctctcacgaacttgatggcacatttactttcttgcacttaataaacttgatcattgtgactatcttatgaagtttatgtgCTTGCAAATTGCAATTTGGGAGTTATTATAACCATGCTTTCacggggaacactttcgacattgcacttatatttagttgatgtcatgttgttttgtttatggatgcctagcggtgcgaaataaaatggaaacttgtaagtccatgtagtttgtatatgagttagagaaacgcctgggccgctaatctaagccatgcattattcatggtggaaatttacagctaagccataatgagcattctatgaagcatttgcaataaaaagctatacccatagtaaataaaaaattgctgagatgctcactgtctgtttgtcttatcattttggcatgggattgctcttacaagagtacctccTTATCATcgcgcaagaggtaccccgttggcggttctcaatgatacatgtatacttacaatgacaagaaattatttgggacctaagttgagtagcatgaggtttatgtactcgcattcaaggggcatgagattttcaacttatgatttgcaagcatatagctcatttttgactcacattaactttaaccattcaagatgcttatcatAGGGGCAATTAgatctcaaagctaataagtaccatactttttggaaggtttataaaacttgtttatcttgcttactctccaaagagtctctcttttactattatgttgagtcttcaccttctactttatgcaccgattaagagagcatagttgtcattcttagtgcaatgtgcatagtcccaaaattattattgattgattcatgattatgccattgcttgttcttaaattacttgtatctagtcaccctatgaactttgaaggtgtcctagcatttatgttttgctactccattaggacatgttgagtaccactttgttatgtttactctatgctaataaacaaacaattgctttcaattcactattattcatgatcctttctttgagttactcttcatgttataacatagttgctaagttctattgaattatatctatcatgacctatgtttagagtactttgatcccagctcacaatgctttacatgcttgatcaagcttgtgttggcttcatgtcacctcaaaaattattttgttatcacttacctactcgaggacgagcaggagttaagcttggggatgttgatacgttgcaaacgtatctataattttttatgctccatgcttgttttacaccaattgctatatgttttgtttacacttcgtggcacttttatgcattttccagcactaacctattgacaagatgccacaattccatgttttctgttgttttgtattttagaaaagttgtacaggaaatattctcggaattggacgaaggggggccacaaggtggcaagacctaccctaggcgcggcctggccctggcccgcgcctaggggtggtctggggccaccaggtctccaccgacctcgcccttcctcctatataaagctcccgacgcaaaaccctaaatcaatcagcctccatccatgaaaaattCCGTAACTCCGCCGCTGCcacagacaagattcggggggacagaagtctctgttccggcaccctgccgggacgggaattgcccccggagccatctccattgactccgccgccatctccatcacctttgCTGACTCCCataatgaggagtgagtagttctccccggggctgagggctctaccggtagctatgtggtttatccctCTCtcacatggtgtgatctttatgtgaccatgagctttgtaatctagacttcgttatgctattcaagtggattttacttatgtgatctccggagactccttgtcccacgtgtgtaaaggtgacggtgtgtgcaccgtgtgtgtctcttaggctatatttcacataatacttgttcactgaattatgatttgagttggatgtctctatgaaattgtggtgtgttagtacctcccatgaatgctcaaagtgacggagtggggtgatcattagtacttgggagtacatctttaaggtttgcttttgcagccctacgcagtgaattagtgtttgttatccaGCCGGAGAGTAGTTcatagtagcatagtgaagtgcttatatttatattcctttatgatatcattgttgagagtgaccaatagtgaaagtatgatccctaggccttgtttccaaacatcgaatcaccgtttatttactgttttactgcatgtttacttgctgccatatttattttagattgttattaccactcatattcatccatatcacttgcattttactatctcttcgccgaactagtgcatctatacatctgacaagtgtattgggtgtgttggggacacaagagacttcttgtatcgtaattgcagggttgcttgagaaagatatctttgacctctacctccctgagttcgataaaccttgggtgatccacttaagggaaacttgctgctgttctacaaacctctgcatttggaggcctaacactgtctacaagaatagaagcgtgcgtagacatcattgatcatgttactaaatgggtggaggcaatTCCAACCAAGCGCGCAAATCATCTCACCGCAACGGAGAAGCTCAAAGACATAATATTCCCCCGGTTTGGTGTACGAAGGTTCCTTATGACTAATGTTGGTTCTCACTTTTTTGCATGGTGTTCTTAGGAAAACATTTGCAAAATATCATGACACACATAGAGTTGCATcaccttatcatcctcaaactagtggtcaagttgaATTAAtcaatatataaatcaagttaatGTTACAAAGATAGATAGTAAATCTTGATCTAACTGGACAAGGAAACCAATAATACTTTGTGGGCTTatggaactgcttataaaaaaccCATGTGCATGTGTCCTTATAACATGGTTTATGGTAAATCATAACATCTTCCATTAaagttagaacacaaagcttatttggCAGCAATGCAATTAAGCTTTGATTTTAAAACTGGTGGTGAAAAGAGAATTCTTGATATAAATCTACTAcatgaatggagaaatgaagcaTATCAAATTTCTAAGATATATAAAGAAAATGTTAAAATTTATCATGATAAGAAAATTTAGAAGAGGGGATTCAATGTAGGGGATCAAGTTTTACTATTCGACTCTCGTTTCAAGTTGCAGGCAAGCTAGTTTCAAGGTGGCAAGAATCATTCATAATACAAGAGCTGTACCGCTCTATGGCCATACGACTCAAGGGGAACGTTAAAGGTAAACCACATGTGGTTAATGGTCAATGATCAAAACATTATTTTTGCGGAACAAAAATTCGTTAGAAACATAGAGGAGGTGAACTTGGTGCCTGCAAACAAGGCCATCGAACACAAACTCATGAGACAGAAATCCGAGAATTCATACAATGCATGTTTGAGGTGCGTAATTGTCCCAGAAATTCTTGAAACTAGGAAGTCATTATTTTTGGAACTCCCGAaaagttattattattattattttgatgAAGGGAATATTATTAATATCACCGAGATCCAATTATACCTATCCTGTGCACCACAAAGATGCCGAAGACATCAagaatgcacacaaccaaaaaagaaaataaaataaaaagtgtTCTATGCTCTATCTAATTTCTGTAGCTATTTCAGCATTTATAATATACCTTTTTTCACTTATGTTCATGTCTTATCGTTTGTTTTGTCAAAACTACTTATTTCCATGTACTTTGCAATACTTAGTATTGCGCCTGAAAGACTTAACCTTAAACACGAACCCGATAATATCAAAGTCGGTGATAAAACAGCAGCTAGAGCCCCCACAGAGGATATGGAATCTACCAGGCACAATACTTTTACCACTAGACCTCATCTTTATAAAGCTTAAAGCTCAGGAGATCAAGATTCCAAGAATCCTTTTCCCACTGCATATTCTGAAAATAAGAACAATACTACTACAGTAGTATTATCTTGAGAACAAAGAAGATCCCcgttagtgtgtgtgtgtgtgtgtgtgaaagaAGCAGGTGCGACGTGGAATAACAGAACGGCTTTTGCATGTCCTTTACGGTGGTGCGGTGCTGCTCATGTTTAGCTGTAAGATCTGACTGAGAATGGCAAAGCAGTGAGTCAGGAAAGGCGAAAAGGTGGAGGCCAATCTACGCCGACCATTCCCTTTCTTTGTCCCCATCCTGCCGCCCACGCCCTACCATTATCACTCACGTGCCCTACACATGATCGTCACTTCAAACGCTCGTCCCATTCGGATTTAGGAACTGAGGTTTCACATGGAGTAAAAATCATCATCGGTTCTAAACGAGCTATGGTTGTACTAGATGCACTCACTGCATAAAAAAtatgtttagagcatctccagtcgcgttccccaaaccgtctcccaaagcgtcggattgagcgtttgggggacgtgtttagttcgtgccgtgtttgggggacgtcgctccccagccgcgttccccaaatgcCACCCCCAATcaaaaattcaaatagtttgcattcaaaagagatcgttcccgccgaatcgccgcgatcagagtagcggcgatcaaagtactgggcgcgcgatcatattacagaccggtggtgcatgctaaattagaagaaggggttgggcgacggcgacgcatcctgagtcgacgtaggcccgtcgatgACGATgaactcgtcgcgatctgcccggtgttgtgcatgctccgtctgctccgtcgccgacgccgagGCAGAGGCCGACACAGGTATATCAGCAGATGCTGCGGTAGacgcgtctgccggctcttgctccggggttggggttgctgccgctgcctgggccgccgcgtcggccgccgccattttggcttcgatgtcgtcgaggatctggcctttgaagaagttgtgcgccgcccgcgtccggggagacattccctctgtcgacgctctcagcagggacatgtcgtccctgcgtttcttgagctccaacttctcctcttgcctcttgagcagctccgcccacctttcgtcgacctttttgtcgcgggagagaaaggtcgaagAGACGTCGGCGagacatttcgtgatcgacgcctgcgtcttctcagacgacgcagcgtcggccatggtggccttggcagccttgttgacaGTAGGACGCCAtgccgacgttgccagcggcgcgtccagatcaatgtcgtctttccccttggacaacgacaGACGCGTCAACTGCCATTTGtggttcattttgagcttgctatagcaatgcatcaacgtgaaagacttgtgaccttccgagttcttccGGTACAAATCCATTGCCTTGTCGAACTAAACAAaggaagcggaatcatttcatcgaacacaatgtaggcgctacagattatgtaagaaagagtcgtaccagttgggcgacgtTGGCGCCGCTGTTGCCTCTGgtcactaagtcgtgatggtacccatggaaggagttcaccgacgcctggatgatggcccatcgcgtcgacattgccttttggctcttcttcattgtcactttgttgtagtcgttgttgatgagcttgcgctcatcgaactcggccttaatcctcgcccaatacttcccgtatttttggttggcgccgatgatggagtcatgcctcaccgtcgcccacgactcgcacagacatagatcctccaaaaccgtccacttggggcctcgtgtgcccgacgccttcttcttcttcgtcctcacgtcgtctgcgtctacctccacgagatcatcctcaccggcaccctcctcgtcctcttccttgccgtcctcgtcgtcgtcgtcgtcctccaccccctcctcttcctcctcctcctcacccctgtcctcctcctcctcagcaccggcgccgtcgaattcgagcgccccctgcggccagtgaacgGGGCGCTGTCCGGacagggtcctggctcgcgctgaggCGCTTGCtcttacgccggggagtagaagaggttgttggggttgaaaccgccatgcggcagcacatcctggtagtggggcgacaagttaggcgtcacgcacccgggagtggcggaggggccgttgttgtagaaggcggatgtcgatggagagatcactcccggaacgtacgCCGGCACAGacatactccatgggctcgcgttggtggcggcgatacacccggccatcatgtgctggtgctggcgcgccaccagagccttcttctcctgctgcgccgccctccgtcctttccgctccgccgtcgccatcttccggcgcagacaatcttgatgccattgatcatcggtccatccttccggcttcttcttcggagccggcgccttccgcggcttcgcgaagggcgctttcacccctttcgtctcattgcccggcggcttcttggccgctttcttggccatcgttttgggggctgtcggcggcgccatggaatggggagagggtagcggcggcgggtggacggcgggagggagaaacgaatcggcgggataggagaaatgaatcggcggcaggatatgtgttgggaggctagaaatgcgcggcgggataggcgcgatgtggcaggaggggcgggatttggcgggagtgggagacaaattttccctgtgccgctggcgggtcggtcccgcgtcgcttcgcctcgcttttcgttgtgtccggcatgcccggtgcgtcccatgtgggacggggacggctcGGGGTGCCGGACAAAAATCGGCTTTGAGGGCGCGGCTGGAAgcgttttttttgtccggcacgcCCAAATCGGTttgagggacggtttggggacgcgactggaaatgCTCTTAAAAAGCATGACAAGTATATATATCAATCAGATTCAAAAGTGTTGGTATGCGAGATAGTTAGGTTGATATCAACTACTTCACACTATAAAATTAAACAATTTTGCTAATTCTTACTTCTCTATACGTGTAACCTCAAGTTCTAAAGGCTGTCGAAGACTCGCTAATGTAGTTATGAACTTCTGAAACAGCTGAAATGTGCCACATCCTCCGTTTCAAATTAAATTGAAGGTTTTCTTTTGTAGGGAACATTAATTTGAAGTTTATGCTAAGTTAAACTTTTTTTTAGTTTGACCAAGTCTATTGTACGATGAATCGAATGAAAACAATTTAATATAGTATAGATGCTGGTATATTTTCTAAAGTAATTGTCAAATCTAGAACTTCAATTAATTTGGAAGGTGTAAGTACTTATATTATTAGTATAATGGTGGTAAAACATATTCCACCGCTGCAAATAGCCGACGCCATAATGTTGTAAAAACTGAATAACTAAATGTTGTTCAGTATTATTTCCAGTGAACCCTTTTCCAGATAAATGAGACAACCAAGGCACCAACCGATCTACGGTTTGGTGCTTACCAGCCGGTAAATTATGCACCGTAGGCTTGGTTAGCATCAGTACGCTGCATTATTGGAGCACATGACATGTCTTTGCTGTTTTCTCACTTTCGTGTCAAAAAGATATCGTGCCATGCATACACAGACAGACACGCATAGACCCTATTCATATGACAAACCAACAAGAGCTACAATCACCTACTGATAACTCACCAGACATGAGAGGAAACATAGTCAATATAGCTTTTACACTTTCCCAGCATGGCAAGAAAAAGGTTCCAAGGAACCGAGCTCCAAGTTAGAAGATTGGGAGACCCGATCAACAGTTCACACCAACCAAAACCAAAATGGGTGCCCAAAGTGAGACTTGAAATAAATGAAAAGCTGAGTGCAAAAGAGCACCAGTTTATGAACATTGGCAGACGGTAATGCCCGCCAAGCAGGGTGATCAGATCTCACAGCTAAATGAGTTGCTTTCTGCGAAAAACGAAAGCCGAGAGAAGCTTTGAAACTTTTTATTTGACGGTATATTCCTACAGTTAGTTGGAGACTGACTGTACACTTGAATGTACACTGGGACAGGACGGTGAGCCTAAGATCAGTAACTCTTTTCGATGATCGAGGCCGTCGTTACTTAGACCTGCGGCTTCATGATCCTCACGCTGGTGTAGAAGCGCTTGAAGTCCTTCATCGCTTGCTCCTCGATCTGGATCGACCGGATGGACGATGTGGAGTCGCTCTCTGGCTTGAACCAGCGATTGGGGATGTTATCCCTGATGCCACCAATCTCTGCTACTGCACCCTGGGATGGTATCGCAAAGCCTGATGTCCGGGTTTTGGGACTGTGGGAGACGATGCCATGCTGCCGTTTCTCCTGCTCAAAAGATAATTGGTTTGTGGATCAGAGACATGTGATTGAAAAGCGGGCACGtttgttattttcttttatttccgcAAGGAAAAAATTTAAAATGAGCTCAACCTGCTGCATCTGTATGTCCCTGAGTGAAGGGCGTGATATGTTTGGCGAGGTAGCTGAAGATGACCAGGGTGGTGTACTCTTGTCCCCTTCATGAGCAGGAACTGCGCGAGCAGACGTAACAGATATTGGACTTGAACACACATCTGGCATGAACGAAGAAAGTCGCATACGCCCAGCACTGTCAGGTGAATCCTCATGGCGATCTTTTGGTTTGCTTGTCATGAGATCATGCGTTTTCGACTTCTGCTCACTTTGAATATCCCGAAGAGAAGCAGGCCCCTTTGTTATCTTAGCCCCACCCCAGGCAGGCCCTTCTTGCTTTGGCGTGACAAGCACAACAGGAGTAGGCAGGCTTGGTTTTGGGGTGTCATCAAGAGCACCACTCAGAAACAACGACAAACCACctttcttattcttcttctttgaAGAAGTTGGCCGGGAAGCTTTGTTCCCTAATGGACAAGAGATGGCTTTTGTGTTACTGAAAGTGACATCCTCTGATGGCTTGATTGGACCAGTAGCACGCGCTTCCTGCTTGAATATATAATTTCATCAGTGCCATTGCTTTTTTTAACATAATGAATGCTATAATCAACAAAAGGATGATTAAAAAGAGTACTGCAACGAAATACCAACAAAAATAGGATCCTACTTAAAAGCAAGAAACAAGATACTCTGCAGGATCAAATACTTAGCCTCCCATTGAAGCAACACACAGAACAGGTACCAAAAGAATAAAGATAGGCATGGCTTCTCACTTTCTCAGCACTAGGTCTTAATGAGACCACAGAAAATAAAGTTGGCATCACAAAAAGCAACGATGCAAAATCTTAAGTCACACAAACCCACCAAGATAAGCCTAATGTATTATATACCAAAACGATGCTAGCAACTTAGGATCAGGGATACTATCAGTCTCAAAATTATACCACGGATCACCGGTAAGAGCATTGGACAGTACAACCTTATTTTTTTCTGAAATCAATTTGAagccagaatattctgttttgtttttgttgaCAAGTTATAAAATATAATGCATGAATAGTGATGAAAAGGTAGATGATACTTGCACGGAAATTCAGAGTTGCAGACACCTAAGTATGACCAGTTAATGAAGCTTGAAGATCTTTCACTGGCTAGGACTCCAGGCACGAAACATTGAAATCTTATAATAATAAGCACATTTGCAGACACAATATATGTTTATATAAGAACCTAAGAAAAATGAAGCCATATAGATATTATAAGATGAATGTGTGCAAACCTTTTCTGAAGAGCCCTGGGCTGGCAAGAATTCTGAAAGCTCCTTAATGTGGTTTTGCTCCTTTTCCTCATCTTTTATAGAGGGAGTATCAGATTGTGCTGCCTGCTTGCATTTCTTCTGTTTCTTAGATCCCTCATGTTTTTTGTTTGTCCTACCTTCTGGCACAAAAACTGAAGGTCTTGAGAATGCTTCCGATGGAAAGCCAAGCTCTGCAAGCTCACTTTCAAGGGCAGCTCTAGACTCTAGCTTTGCTAGCTGTTGATCGTCAAGATTATGACCATCCAGTTGTTTAGCCTCAAGCATTTCAATCTGCTGCAGTTTCTTGCGAAGTGCCCTGATCTGCTTGGAGACAGCTTGTTCAGCATTGCTTTCTTTCTGAAGGAAGTTACCATAACTTGGCATTCCATATGACTTCAATGCAGGTTTCTGACTGTCCCTGAATCTAGGGGATCCTCCAGTGCCATCTCCCTCTGCATCACTGTCAATGACAGCAGGATAAGTAGCTGTCACTGTGGGAAGACGGCGATGACTCCAGGGCTCAGAGGATTTTTCATCCAGCAACCTCTCCAAGCTCGCAAGAATTTCAGGAGAGGCATTCATAATTGAAGGAGCTGCTACTGTGAAAATGTAATCAAGGTTGCGAATAGCTGTATCCTGCATCATAGTGAACAACAGAGTACCAGAAATCACTATACGAAAATTTATTAAGCATAGACAAAGGATGAATACATATCTGTATGTGACAAATGTATAGTGCATGCAAGCTGCAGCACACTAATTTATTTACCTCGCAGTGCTTCTTGAGCTCCTTGGCTTCCAGAGAATCAGCAACTTCAAGAAGTTGTATAGCATTCTTTGGCTCCATTATATACTGAATTGCAACTTTCTCACAGAGGCTTTTCAGACTGGGTATGCCTTTGCTCATTGCACAGTTGTTTCCAGCTGGATCAGTTTCAGGCTGGACATCATTAAAAAGGATATCTTCATCCAACTCTTCCATCATACCACTCCATTCTATCGAGGACTTTTTATCTTGGATTTTGGGTTTGGGCGGATACTCAGGATGGTAAATACTAGAAattacaagcatatgcgtttcacCAACACAAACTGATGATGCTCGCTTAACACCATTCACTCGAGTAAACATTGGAGTTTCCTCCTTACGTTTCTTTGCATCACACATGAAAACATCACCAGTTGATGTAGCCAGTGCAGTCCAGTACTTTCCAGCCGAGATGCTCACAACATTCCTTCCACACATTGAGAATATCTGTTCAGACAACGTTTAAATGTAAATAACTAAAAAAAACATAGTTTGGCTTTTAGAGGTAG is a window encoding:
- the LOC124681442 gene encoding uncharacterized protein LOC124681442 isoform X2 yields the protein MGVWSRWSSWSSRYSELLFCCSGQTTAVITPRQVTVGLGRKQVNVVAAAKHHTVIATESGELFTWGSNREGQLGYPSVDTQPTPRRVSSLKQRIIAVAAANKHSAAVADTGEVFTWGSNKEGQLGYGTSNSASNCIPRMVEYLKGKVLKGVSAAKYHTLVLGADGEVFTWGHRLVTPRRVVIARCLKKGGNTNVKFHRMERLQVISVAAGVMHSTALTVDGALFYWNSSDPDLRCRQIFSMCGRNVVSISAGKYWTALATSTGDVFMCDAKKRKEETPMFTRVNGVKRASSVCVGETHMLVISSIYHPEYPPKPKIQDKKSSIEWSGMMEELDEDILFNDVQPETDPAGNNCAMSKGIPSLKSLCEKVAIQYIMEPKNAIQLLEVADSLEAKELKKHCEDTAIRNLDYIFTVAAPSIMNASPEILASLERLLDEKSSEPWSHRRLPTVTATYPAVIDSDAEGDGTGGSPRFRDSQKPALKSYGMPSYGNFLQKESNAEQAVSKQIRALRKKLQQIEMLEAKQLDGHNLDDQQLAKLESRAALESELAELGFPSEAFSRPSVFVPEGRTNKKHEGSKKQKKCKQAAQSDTPSIKDEEKEQNHIKELSEFLPAQGSSEKEARATGPIKPSEDVTFSNTKAISCPLGNKASRPTSSKKKNKKGGLSLFLSGALDDTPKPSLPTPVVLVTPKQEGPAWGGAKITKGPASLRDIQSEQKSKTHDLMTSKPKDRHEDSPDSAGRMRLSSFMPDVCSSPISVTSARAVPAHEGDKSTPPWSSSATSPNISRPSLRDIQMQQEKRQHGIVSHSPKTRTSGFAIPSQGAVAEIGGIRDNIPNRWFKPESDSTSSIRSIQIEEQAMKDFKRFYTSVRIMKPQV
- the LOC124681442 gene encoding uncharacterized protein LOC124681442 isoform X1 is translated as METSVSPPGTSKQAVARRPCPGSSLKDLCLVSKQGSIAEVESALILLKKSGASIDGRNAFGLSALHLATWRNHLPIVRRLLDAGADPDARDGESGWSSLHRALHFGHLCIAGVLLQFGASLNLEDSKGRTPIDLLSGPVSQANGDSPDSVATEVFSWGSGTNYQLGTGNAHIQKLPCKVDALHGSYIKTVAASKFHSVALSSDGELYTWGFGRGGRLGHPDIQSGQTTAVITPRQVTVGLGRKQVNVVAAAKHHTVIATESGELFTWGSNREGQLGYPSVDTQPTPRRVSSLKQRIIAVAAANKHSAAVADTGEVFTWGSNKEGQLGYGTSNSASNCIPRMVEYLKGKVLKGVSAAKYHTLVLGADGEVFTWGHRLVTPRRVVIARCLKKGGNTNVKFHRMERLQVISVAAGVMHSTALTVDGALFYWNSSDPDLRCRQIFSMCGRNVVSISAGKYWTALATSTGDVFMCDAKKRKEETPMFTRVNGVKRASSVCVGETHMLVISSIYHPEYPPKPKIQDKKSSIEWSGMMEELDEDILFNDVQPETDPAGNNCAMSKGIPSLKSLCEKVAIQYIMEPKNAIQLLEVADSLEAKELKKHCEDTAIRNLDYIFTVAAPSIMNASPEILASLERLLDEKSSEPWSHRRLPTVTATYPAVIDSDAEGDGTGGSPRFRDSQKPALKSYGMPSYGNFLQKESNAEQAVSKQIRALRKKLQQIEMLEAKQLDGHNLDDQQLAKLESRAALESELAELGFPSEAFSRPSVFVPEGRTNKKHEGSKKQKKCKQAAQSDTPSIKDEEKEQNHIKELSEFLPAQGSSEKEARATGPIKPSEDVTFSNTKAISCPLGNKASRPTSSKKKNKKGGLSLFLSGALDDTPKPSLPTPVVLVTPKQEGPAWGGAKITKGPASLRDIQSEQKSKTHDLMTSKPKDRHEDSPDSAGRMRLSSFMPDVCSSPISVTSARAVPAHEGDKSTPPWSSSATSPNISRPSLRDIQMQQEKRQHGIVSHSPKTRTSGFAIPSQGAVAEIGGIRDNIPNRWFKPESDSTSSIRSIQIEEQAMKDFKRFYTSVRIMKPQV